One Candidatus Eisenbacteria bacterium DNA segment encodes these proteins:
- a CDS encoding thioredoxin domain-containing protein has translation MRFIVAAIIAVALAGVSRADDVVATVGGTQITRSTLDKTVKAKLIEIDNERYEALKEGLDELIAQELFTQEAKAKGTTPDALLKAEVDAKVGEPSDAEIQQVYDANKAQLGGQTLEQVKPRIVEFLKGQKAEARKQQYVNELKAKYKTTVALRAPVVEVATAGRPEKGPKDAPITMIVFSDYECPFCRRAEETVEQVLKAYDGKIRYVFRDYPLPFHKSARPAAIAAACANEQGKYWDMNNKLFKIQLSPDTIKQAAKDSGLDMTKFDACVAKNDQKAIEQDIADGGTVGVNGTPAFFINGRMISGAQPIEAFKDIIDDELSHGGGKS, from the coding sequence ATGCGATTCATCGTCGCCGCCATCATCGCCGTCGCGCTCGCGGGTGTGTCCCGCGCCGACGACGTCGTCGCCACCGTCGGGGGCACGCAGATCACGCGCAGCACGCTCGACAAGACGGTCAAGGCGAAGCTCATCGAGATCGACAACGAGCGCTACGAGGCCCTGAAGGAAGGGCTCGACGAGCTGATCGCGCAGGAGTTGTTCACGCAGGAGGCGAAGGCGAAGGGCACCACGCCCGACGCGCTCCTGAAGGCCGAGGTCGACGCCAAGGTCGGCGAGCCGAGCGACGCGGAGATCCAGCAGGTGTACGACGCCAACAAGGCGCAGCTCGGCGGGCAGACGCTCGAGCAGGTGAAGCCGCGCATCGTCGAGTTCCTGAAGGGCCAGAAGGCGGAGGCGCGCAAGCAGCAGTACGTGAACGAGCTGAAGGCGAAGTACAAGACCACGGTCGCGCTGCGCGCGCCGGTGGTCGAGGTGGCGACGGCCGGGCGCCCCGAGAAGGGCCCGAAGGACGCGCCGATCACGATGATCGTGTTCTCCGACTACGAGTGCCCGTTCTGCCGGCGCGCGGAGGAGACGGTCGAGCAGGTGCTGAAGGCGTACGACGGCAAGATCCGCTACGTGTTCCGCGACTACCCGCTGCCGTTCCACAAGAGCGCGCGGCCGGCGGCGATCGCGGCGGCGTGCGCGAACGAGCAGGGGAAGTACTGGGACATGAACAACAAGCTGTTCAAGATCCAGCTCTCCCCGGACACCATCAAGCAGGCCGCCAAGGACAGCGGCCTCGACATGACGAAGTTCGACGCGTGCGTTGCGAAGAACGACCAGAAGGCGATCGAGCAGGACATCGCCGACGGCGGCACGGTCGGCGTGAACGGCACGCCCGCGTTCTTCATCAACGGGCGCATGATCTCCGGCGCGCAGCCGATCGAAGCCTTCAAGGACATCATCGACGACGAGCTCTCACACGGCGGCGGCAAGTCCTGA
- the serS gene encoding serine--tRNA ligase, translated as MLDIRLIRAEPDRVKAELAKVGVPPEQIDTVLEADRVRREAIQAVETLRAERTKASNRIRDMKDPAERERAITETRALGDRIPEAEKVVAAAEDAFLSLMLEIPNLPHPDVPVGPDESANEVVRTEGEAPAFDFTPIPHWDLGPRLGILDFERGVKISGSRFYILRGAGARLQRALITWMLDLHVREHGYTEVYPPAMVKGECLVGTGNLPKFADTVYRDVEEDLWWVPTAEVPVTNLYRDEVIDGAALPIRHVAYSPCFRREKMSAGRDVRGIKRGHQFDKVEMVKFVRPETSDDELRSLVGDAEDVCRRLGLQHRVVRMCTGDLAFAAAMKFDVEVWAPGCGEWLEVSSCSNFRDFQARRASIRYRPAPKAKPELVHTLNGSGLALPRIMIAVVETYQRVDGSVVVPAVLRPYMGGVDVIAAGDPR; from the coding sequence ATGCTCGACATCCGACTGATCCGCGCCGAGCCCGATCGGGTGAAGGCCGAGCTGGCGAAGGTGGGCGTGCCGCCCGAGCAGATCGACACGGTGCTGGAGGCCGATCGCGTGCGGCGCGAGGCCATCCAGGCCGTCGAGACGCTGCGCGCGGAGCGGACGAAGGCGTCGAACCGCATCCGCGACATGAAGGACCCCGCCGAGCGCGAGCGCGCGATCACGGAGACGCGGGCCTTGGGCGACCGGATCCCGGAGGCCGAGAAGGTGGTGGCGGCGGCAGAAGACGCGTTCCTCTCGCTCATGCTCGAGATCCCGAACCTGCCGCATCCCGACGTCCCCGTCGGTCCCGACGAGTCGGCGAACGAGGTCGTGCGCACCGAGGGCGAGGCGCCGGCGTTCGACTTCACGCCGATCCCGCACTGGGATCTCGGGCCACGGCTCGGGATCCTCGACTTCGAGCGCGGCGTCAAGATCTCCGGCTCGCGCTTCTACATCCTGCGCGGAGCGGGAGCGCGGCTCCAGCGTGCGCTCATCACGTGGATGCTCGACCTCCACGTGCGCGAGCACGGCTACACCGAGGTGTATCCGCCGGCGATGGTGAAGGGCGAGTGCCTCGTCGGCACCGGCAACCTGCCGAAGTTCGCCGACACCGTGTATCGCGACGTCGAAGAGGACCTGTGGTGGGTGCCGACGGCCGAGGTGCCGGTCACGAACCTCTACCGCGACGAGGTGATCGACGGCGCCGCGCTGCCGATCCGGCACGTCGCCTACAGCCCGTGCTTCCGCCGCGAGAAGATGTCGGCCGGGCGCGACGTGCGCGGCATCAAGCGCGGCCACCAGTTCGACAAGGTGGAGATGGTGAAGTTCGTGCGCCCGGAAACGTCCGACGACGAGCTGCGCTCGCTCGTCGGCGACGCGGAGGACGTGTGCCGGCGGCTGGGGCTCCAGCACCGCGTGGTCCGCATGTGCACGGGCGACCTCGCGTTCGCGGCGGCGATGAAGTTCGACGTCGAGGTGTGGGCGCCGGGCTGCGGCGAGTGGCTCGAGGTGAGCTCGTGCTCGAACTTCCGCGACTTCCAGGCCCGGCGCGCGAGCATCCGCTACCGGCCCGCGCCGAAGGCGAAACCTGAGCTGGTGCACACGCTCAACGGCTCGGGCCTGGCGCTGCCGCGCATCATGATCGCCGTCGTGGAGACGTATCAGCGCGTGGACGGGAGCGTCGTCGTGCCGGCGGTGCTCCGGCCGTACATGGGCGGCGTCGACGTCATCGCCGCGGGCGATCCCAGGTAG
- a CDS encoding YraN family protein codes for MDARRELGRRGEEVADTFVRALGYRVVARNFRCRAGEIDLVALDGETIVFVEVRSRSGDRLGTPLESVDGRKQGRVARVARYFLAAHGWSERSARFDVVGVRFDREPPAVEHVRAAFDVLG; via the coding sequence GTGGATGCGCGGCGGGAGCTCGGGAGGCGCGGCGAGGAGGTGGCGGACACCTTCGTGCGTGCGCTCGGCTATCGCGTCGTGGCGCGGAACTTCCGCTGTCGGGCGGGCGAGATCGATCTGGTCGCGCTCGACGGCGAGACGATCGTGTTCGTCGAGGTGCGCAGCCGGAGCGGAGACCGGCTCGGAACGCCGCTCGAATCCGTGGACGGGCGCAAGCAGGGGCGGGTGGCTCGTGTCGCGCGCTACTTCCTCGCGGCGCACGGCTGGAGCGAGCGGAGCGCTCGCTTCGACGTGGTCGGCGTCCGCTTCGACCGGGAGCCGCCCGCCGTCGAGCACGTGCGCGCCGCATTCGACGTGCTAGGGTAG
- the gatC gene encoding Asp-tRNA(Asn)/Glu-tRNA(Gln) amidotransferase subunit GatC, with protein sequence MAITRDEVRKVAALARLRLEPAEEERLTADLDHILDAFAKLRALDTTGVAPARALAEPATPLRDDEIVNPPADDALLANAPAREGRHFRVPKIIE encoded by the coding sequence GTGGCGATCACGCGCGACGAGGTCCGCAAGGTGGCCGCGCTCGCGCGCCTGCGGCTGGAGCCCGCCGAAGAGGAGCGCCTCACGGCCGACCTCGACCACATCCTCGACGCCTTCGCGAAGCTGCGCGCCCTCGACACGACGGGCGTTGCGCCGGCGCGTGCCCTGGCCGAGCCGGCCACGCCGCTGCGCGACGACGAGATCGTGAATCCGCCCGCCGACGACGCGCTCCTCGCGAACGCGCCGGCTCGTGAAGGCCGCCACTTCCGCGTCCCCAAGATCATCGAATGA